Within the Candidatus Palauibacter scopulicola genome, the region CCTTCATCTTGATCCTGGCGATCCTGCGCAGCTGGTCGTCCGTGACCTTGCCGACCTTCTCCCGATTGGGGACCGGAGACCCCGACTCGAGGCCGAGTTCCTTCTTGAGCAGTTCCACCGCCGGTGGCGTCTTGGTGATGAAGCTGAACGTCCGGTCCTTGTAGACCGTAATCTCGACCGGGATGATCGTGCCGGCTTCCTGCTGCGTCTGCGCGTTGAAC harbors:
- the rplK gene encoding 50S ribosomal protein L11 gives rise to the protein MPPKKQVTGFIKLQIPGGQANPAPPVGPALGQHGLNIMDFCKAFNAQTQQEAGTIIPVEITVYKDRTFSFITKTPPAVELLKKELGLESGSPVPNREKVGKVTDDQLRRIARIKMKDLNAADEEAAMRMIAGTARSMGIERAD